In Chlorocebus sabaeus isolate Y175 chromosome 2, mChlSab1.0.hap1, whole genome shotgun sequence, the genomic stretch ttttagttactgtagccttgttgtatagCTTGAAGTCCAGTAGCATTATGCCTCCaacttcgttctttttgcttaggattgtcttggctatatgggcttttTTTGGTACCATATCAATttcaaaatagcttttttttctaattatgtgaagcaTGTGAATGGTAGTCTAATggtaatagcattgaatctataaattactttgggcactatggccattttcacgatattgattcttcctatccatgagcatggaatgtttttccatttgtttgtgtcttctctgatttccttgagtagtggtttgtagttctcctcaaagaggtccttcacttcccttgttaactgtattcctaggtattttattctctttgtagcaattgtgaatggaagttcacttatgatttggcacTCTGCCTTgtctgttggtgtatagaaatgcttgtaacttttgcacattgattttgtatcctgagactttgctgaagttgcttatcagtttaagaagcttttggaggctgggctggtggctcacacctgtaatcccagcactttaggaggccaaggcaggcagatcatgaggtcaagagatcaagaccatcctggccaacatggtgaaaccctgtctctactaaaaatacaaaaattagccaggcgtggtggtgcatgcctgtagtcccagctactcaggaggctaaggcaggagaattgcttgaacctgggaggcggtggttgcagtgagctgagattgtgccactgcactccagcctggcaacagagcgagactctgtctgaaacaaacaaacaaacctaccttttgggctgagacaatggggttttctggatataagatcatatcatctgtgaacagagacagttttacttcctctcttcctatccgaatctccattatttctttctcttgcctgattcccttgccagaacttccaatattatgttgaataggagtggtgagagggggcatccttgtcttgtgccggttttcaaggggaatgcttccagcttttgctcattcagtatcatattggctgtggatctatcataaatagctcttattattttgaggtatattccttcaatatcCAGTTTATTGAAAGTATTagcataaagggatgttgaattttattgaaggccttttctgtgtctgtcaatataatcatgtggtttttgtctttagttccatttatgtgatgaattacgtttattgatttgcatatgtagaaccagccttgcatcccagggatgaagctacCTTGATCATGGtgggataagctttttgatgtgttgctggatttggtttgccagtattttattgagaatttttgtatgAATGTTCATCAGtcatattggtctgaagttttgtttttgttttttttttttaatctctgccaggttttgatatcaggatgatgcttgtctcataaaatgaattagggaggagtccctccttttctattgtttggaatactttcagaggaaatggtaccagctcctctttgtacctctggtagaattcagctgtaaattcttctggtcctgggctttttttggttggtaggcaagtgattcagtcttgggagggtctgtgtatccaggaatttatcaatttctgctacgttttctagtttatgtgcatagagatgtttgtagtattctctgatggctgtttgtatttccgtggggtcagtggtgatattctctttatcattttcattGTGTCCATTTGATTATTCTCAcatttctttattagtctagctagcagtctatctattttattatttttttcctggattCGTTGagttttttgaagggtttttcacgtctctatttccttcagttctgctctcatctgaaggggtggcctgcccctccacacctgtgggtatatctcgtcaggtgggacgagagactgagaaaagaaataagacacagagacaaagtgtACAGAAACAACAATGGGCCCAAGAGACTGGTACTCAGCATACCAAGGACCTGCACAATCAAAAtggaactcaagattaagaaactcactgaacaccacacaactacatggaaactgaacaacctgctcctgtatgactcctgggtaaacaataaaattaaggcaaaaatcaagaacttatttgaaactaatgagaacaaagagacaatataccagaatatctgggatgcagctaaagcagcaTTAAGagacagtaacagtctgatctttcttttccctacactaatcttggttatttcttgtcttctgctagctttggggtttgtttgctcttggttctctagttcttttagttgtgatgttaggatgtcaatttgagatctCCCTAGCTTTTTGaagtgggcatttagtgctataaatttcctcttAATGCAGTGAGCTGTAGGGGGCCATGGGACCCAATATGCCCTTTGTAGTGTCCCCCACCTCCTCACCGAAGAGGAAAAGTTCGGGACTGGCCTCCTGAACTCCTGAGATGCACCTCAGGGATGTGTATTTTAAATTAGGGGTGCTGGGGTAAGGAGACATCAGAAAAGCTCTTTCTAGCCCAGCCAAGTCTAGCCTCCTTCCTGCAAGGTTTATATCCTGGGGGCTTTGGGCTATTTTCCCAAGGAGAGCGCAAGCCTCATCCTTGTCTCTCTGCTCAACATCCAGCCCTGTGTAAAAGCTCTAGGCTTGCCTCATGCTAACTTGCTTGAATAATGTGTATTTTCTGCACTCCTTCAGAGAGAGGCCGGCCGTTTTCTCCCTAAATGCAGTGAAAGGAGGTTGTGCCATTGTCGTGCCTGCCAGGTTGCTGGTGGACATGGCTGTGAGGGTCATAATTAAGGGGGGTCTCAAGACGGAGAGGCCAGGCATCCCTTGTGCTCACCCACCTGGTCCCCAAGGCAGCCCAGTTCTTGGTAAAGAAATACCGCCAGGGAATATCTGGGCTCTTGTGGGACAGGGCTAGTGGAACCTACTTGGGAGTCTCAATTGTGGGCAGAAAGTAATATCTATGTGTAGAAGTTCCCACTGGATGAAGGGCCAGTGCAATCTTCCTCTGATACCCAAACACTTCCATCTATCTGCAATTACAAAAATCTGATTTGTGTCTGCACAAGATAAGGGTGGAATCCTTAAATTTAAGAAccccaaaacaaaagcaaacaaacccagGTGTCTCCCACAACTTCCTAACAAGAGTCTCCAAACCCTCTCCAGGGTCTTGGCTTGTAGGCTCAAGGGTCCCCATCTTGCCTTGGAGACCAGGATGGGGCCTCACAGGGCAGAGCTGCAGGGAACAGTAATGGGCCCATGGGGCTCACAGGGTGTCATGCTGTGGAGACAAACTGTCCATAATGGAGATACCCAAGTAGGGCCCCAGCCAGCCTGGGGGGTTTTCCTTGTTGGTTACAAGAGAAGCAGGGTCTGGCTGAACAGGCCTGGGGCCCTGCAGAGGTGGGGAGCTGGAACAGTGGGCAAGAGAGAGCCAGAGCTTGACAGAGTGCCAGGGGAGCCCAGGATCACCCACTCTCCACTTCCCTCCTCACTGCTCCCTTTACCCAGGCAGAGGCATGGGGTCAGGAAAGCACAAAGCCCAGGGCTTCACAGCCCAATAGCCTTCCTGCTCTGTCTGTCCCCGCTGGTGGGTACAGGTGGGGTATGGCCAGATACTGCCTGGGGGCCCAAGGCCTTACCCCCCGCAATCCAATTATTAGATGATGATTCCTCCTCTTGGTAGCAGGAAAGTCTGGCAATTGTGTTGCTTGTACTTCTGGCAGGGACAACAGCCCCTGCAGAGGATGGTCCACGGGGTCCAGAGATGGTGGGTTCTCGCAGCCCAACTTCTCAACAGCACCTTCTCGCTGCAAGTCAACAAATGGGGTCCTCAGCTTGGCCCCAGAGTCTCCACCCTGAGAGACCAACACTGCTAGCAGGGACAGATTTGCAAAGTGGCTGTGGCCCAGAATCTTGCGGATCAAACGGACAAACTGATGGAGCACAGAAAATTCCGTGGCTGAACTGGGCCATGGAaatggcagcctgggcaacaggttcATGAAAACAGACTCTTCACACCTTGGTCCCGCCCTTCAGGTCTGAGCGAGCTCCACCTGCTCCTGGTCAAAGCTGGGGGCGGGTTTCCCCCACCTCCTTGCCCAAGCCCATCCCCTGTCTACCTGGGGATGCTGAAGGTAGCCTTTGGGGTAGGCCAGGCCTGTGCTGGCCACCAGGCTGTGGGGACTACCACCACCCACGCATGGAACTGGAAGGTGCCTCTGGGTGAGGGTGGGTCACACTCACCTAGGGATTGCCAGGAGAGGACAGTGGCATTTATAACTTGGAGCTAACGGCATTTCATTAGAGGAGACCCCCCCAGACCCCCTTTGGATGGTGGAGGAGCCCCCCTGTGCTCAGAAGCTGCCCTGGGAGTCCCTGAGGGATGGGGCTGGAGCCAAGCTCCTTGGAGGGCCAGTGTTCTCCCTGTCTGGTTTGGAAGCAGAGTAGGCTTCTGGGGACTTAGTCACCTTGGGATTCTCGGATCAATGTGGGCAGAGGAGGCTCTGGAAGGGCCGATTCAACTTTCGCCCGAGGCGGCAGAGCATCCTCTGGGGAGGAATGCAGGTGGCAGGCGGGGATCTGCATCAAGGGCAGCCCAGAGCTGCCCCCCGGCAGCAGCGCCCCTCCTGCCCCCCAGCTCACCGTCGCACCCTGGGCCTCTCAAGCTTGGCCTCCTGCTCCCCAGCCTGGAGCACGCACCAGGACCAGCCTTGCAGGGCCCAGCGCAAAAGAAAACATCACCCCTTGGCCAAAAGTAACCAAGAATTTCCAGACGGCGAGAGCTGAGCGAGAAGTGAGCACCTGGCCCTGGGGACTCCCCAGGTGGCAGGAAGAAGTGGCCTCGCTGGGACCCCTCTGGCCGCTCCCAGGCCCCTCTCACCACCCCGTCTCTCGGGCATCACAGCTGTGgttcctgcctctgccccacccAGCCTCGGGCCCTGTGAGCCTCTGGGCCTCCCACACTGCCTGGGACAGGCAGGACTTCCTGTTTTACCCACGACTGTTCTGAGGGCACAGAGAGACGCTGAAGAGCCTGAGGTTTCTGAGATGGAGACCACCGAGCACCGTGAGCGCAGTGTACACTGGTAATGGGGCTGGTGGCCCAGGTGCATCATGGACAGGCACGTGACTGCCCCGACCATTGGCAGCTCCCCTTCCTGGTGATTGGCTTAGGGAAGAGCAGGTGACCCAACCCACCGGAAGTCCCCTGTAGAGTGGCCGGAAGCCCCTGGGGAAGCCTCCCTGTCGCGGGGGCACTGGGGATCCACGTTCGTTGCTTGCGTTCCCTTTTGATGGCGCTGGGGCGCTGttgctgtgctttttttttttttttttcctgagacggagtctcgctctgtcgcccaggctggagtgcagtggcgcgatctcggctcactgcaagctccgcctccgggttcaagcgattctcctgcctcagcctcccgaggagctgggactacaggctcccggcaccacgcccggctaatttttgcatttttagtagagacggggtttcaccgtgttggtcaagctggcctccaactcctgaccttgtatccgcctgcctcggcctcccaagctgtGCTCTTTTTATTGAACGCAGGCCCTCTTGGTGGCTCAGAGCCCCCGGTAGTGCCCTCGGAAGCCGCATGTGCTGGAGGCACATTGGAGGCGAGGATCCTGCAGCTGCGACTTGAGTCGCATGGGGCACGGAGGCCGCGCTGGAGCCCCCAGAGCTGGCTCGGGTTCCGAGTTCTGACCGAGTTGCTTTTTCCAGGAGGGCTGCCAGCATTGAATGTTCACCTGGTGGTCAGGCGCATCCCGGGAAGCAGGCCGAGGCCACCACACCCTTGCAGGGTCACCCCAGCCAACCAGGTGTTACCTGCATGGATGAGGAACGCATTTAAAGAAGAGCAGTGTTTTCCAATGATGCTGGATAaggctttgttttttaaaggtaaCGGATGCTTTAAGGGTGCCCCAGGGTAATTTCTGTAGCCAGGGTTCCCTCCGGGTTAGGGTCTACACGGCCATGGCGGGCTGCAGTGCACGCTTTATCACTGAGAACTGACTCCTAAGTGACTGTTAACAAGAGTCCATGGGGCCAGTCAGCTTACACACAGGCCTAATATAGCAGAAAGAATGATGCAGGCTGTTAAAACAGCCTTTAGAAAGAGGTTTTCAATTTTTCACTCACAAAGCAAATCAAGCTTCCTAATTAGCTACAACACGGCTGGAAAGCTCAGCTCCTACTAGGCCGCAAGCCCTTGCTGTCTGCTTTCTTGTGTGACCATCTCTGTTACGGGAACGGCTTGGCTGTTTTCTAATCTCACTCGTGTTCAAAGAACTCGTGGCAGGCAGTGGTAACCATGGCAACAAAGGCCATAAATTCCTGGAAGTCGCATTCGCCATCTCCATCACTGTCCAGTGTTTCCATAACTTTGTCCACAACCTCTTGCTCTTTGATTTCCTAAGAGAGATAAAAGAAGTTgccaactttgtttttaaatggaattttggaCCATCAAAACATGATTAAAAGTTGAGTGACTCTGATAATTTGTGTCTGAAATAAGCTGAGAACATCAAATGCAAAATATCAGGAAAGGTGTCTCATGTGACCAGGGGCTGTTGTCCAAGTAGAAGTCTCTGGGGGTCAGTGTCTGGCCCTGGGCTACTGGAAAAGGCTGAATGGAACAGCCAAGAGGTGAAAAACTATAGGTTGTTATCTTACTTAAaatacctgaaaaaaataaaaaaaataaaaagatcatccAGATCAGCCCTAGCAAAtgtcttgaaataaaaataaacttttggcCCTCCTAAACTTTTCATGGGTTCTGTGTGTGGAAGTCCCTGTCTTAAAGACTTCCAGTGGAACGTAATGTTTTGAAAGTCTTCTTTGTTGCTGAAGTAACTCTTGGGAACGTCCTAGATTTGTTAACCCTGTATTCTTTTTCCCACTTGAATTGCTTTCTAGGTGTCATGAAACTTCTTCCTGACAGTTCTGCCTGACGTTGGAGCTGAATGAATGGCGTGGCTATTAAGTGATGTACAAAGCCTCAGAGGAACAACCACAGTGCAGGGCTATAAATATAGTGGGAAATATTTGGGTATTGAACACTGATGAAGAGCAGAGTAACAATTCCCCGGGACAGGAAGGCTTGGCCTGAAGAAGTCAAGTGTGATGTATAACAGCCACCTTGGCTATAAGACACACaggggtcgggcatggtggctcacacctgtaatcccagcactttggaaagctgagacaggaggatcacttgagcccaggaagtttgagaccagcctgggcaacacagggagacaccatctctacaaaaaaaaaaaaaaaaaattttatctggGTGTGGTCCATATGcccatattcccagctacttaggaggctgaggtgggaggattgcttgagcctgggaggttgaggctgcagtgagccaagattgcaccactgcactccagcctgggtgactaagcaagaccttatctcaaaaacaaataaacaaaacatacagAAGATTGTAACTCCacgggggtaggggtggggaggcACCTGTGGATGGGCAGGAGCAGGGCACTAACTTCAATTACATTATAGATCTGCTTCTGAACTGAAATTACCTTGATAAAACCAGGCAGCAAATGTTCGTGATGCCTTCAAATGCTTACCATGAATTATTTATCATTTACAAATTGAGATTCACACATGCTAAGCTTTTtctagtataaaaataattaataatagctACTATTAGTTGAACTTTCACTATATGTTAAGCATTTAAGCACTGTCCCgtttcatcctcacaacagcccttgTTCAGAAGAACCTGGGACTTTCAGTTCAAGTCAGAAGGCAGGATTGGTGGAACTAGAAAACAGCGTGTGTGAGTGGGACTGCTGCCACTCTGTGGACTTGAATGCCTGAGAAAACCAGCCCTGGAATCAGACGTGGGGATGCCCCCTGCAAGCTTGCAGGCCTGTCTGCTCCACTCTGAACCATTCACAGTGGTGCGGTGTTTGGTGGAAGTGCGGACAGGAGAACCAGCCagcccccctccccctgccctgaAAACACGGACTGCTGGGCTGCTGGAGCCCAGGTCTTGCTGTCTTGCACTGAGAGGCTTGGCCAGCTTAGGAGGGCAGCTCCCCATTCCCATGCAGCAGAGCCCTGCCCTAGTATTTATGCTGGAATCAGGACTTGGTGAGGCACTAGTGCACTGGCTCATTTTCTggtcatttcttccttttgtgaTTGCTCATATCAGTGACCCAGGAAGCCCTTCATTGCATCTCACATGTGCACACCACCGGTGCTTCACTCTGGCTCAAGGCATGCCTCAAGCCAGCCTTGGTTCTAAGAGAGCATCAGGTACCGGGGGGATCACAGGTCACTTCCATGAGGGCATGAGGTGGGCAGTAAAGACAGGTGGGTCTGATCCAAGGACAGCAGAGAGAGTGGGTAGGAAAAGGAGTCCTAATGCAAGGGTCTGGACATACTTCCACCCCAAGCCACACCAGGAACTGCCTGAAGAACAGGGCTCGCCAGGAACCCTCGTACAGCTTCCTAAAGTAGGGGCCCCAACTAAAGACAGTTCCTCACCAACATATGTTACTCTGCGGAGCCTCCTGCAAAGCCCCAGGGCTTCCAAAGGATGTGTACAGACCCCTGTCACGCCCTCAGTTAAGCCAGTCATGGTCATTCATCCATGTGCCAGGGTGGGTGCCCCAGGGCAGAAGCCATGACTGTCATGCCTGCATATCTCACCGTTCTTAATTAGTGCCCAGTCAGTGTTTACTGAGTGAAAGTCTGGCATGTCTTATCGCCATAGTAAATACTAAACATCTAGCTAAGCCAAAATACATCCTTTTCCTAAAAACTTTCCCaaagcttatttttaagtttccttttatGTTCACTTTGGCCCATGGTAAGTAATGAGTCCAGCATTATTTGGGAAGCTTTGGCCTTTGGGACCTTGATGCACCGATTGTACACAAGATGGTTGATAAGGACATGAAAACAAGGGGCCCATATGAGCCAGTCCCACACTGAGGGTTCCGTTACTCAAACAAGTTTGCAGAAGCAGCCCAGGAGTCCTGGAAGGAAACTGAAATCACCTTCAGTGCAGCTGAGAAGATAAAGCCAGTGTACCGGTGGCTTTTTAAGA encodes the following:
- the S100B gene encoding protein S100-B — encoded protein: MSELEKAMVALIDVFHQYSGREGDKHKLKKSELKELINNELSHFLEEIKEQEVVDKVMETLDSDGDGECDFQEFMAFVAMVTTACHEFFEHE